In Aspergillus nidulans FGSC A4 chromosome II, a single window of DNA contains:
- a CDS encoding CaiB/BaiF CoA transferase family protein (transcript_id=CADANIAT00004430): MNATFRLQRVLIAQRPSIQRSTRTNIFRHATQWRSYSSPLPPADGTLPLQGIRVLDMTRVLAGILGDLGAEVIKVEHPVRGDDTRAWGPPYAKYANDSKEGPGESAYYLAVNRNKKSIGLSFAHKSGVDILHKLVKECDVLVENYLPGSLKKYNMDYETLREINPSLIYASITGYGQTGPYSNRAGYDVMVEAEMGLMHITGSRGGDPVKVGVAVTDLTTGLYTSNAIMAALLARVRTGKGQHIDACLSDCQVATLSNIASSALISGQKDSGRWGTEHPSIVPYRSYQTLDGDILFGGGNDRLFGVLCDRLGHPEWKEDPRFLTNRDRVKHRAVIDGLIEDCVKQKTTQQWLEIMEGSGMPYAAVNDIQGTLNHEHVRARGMVTEIDHPACGPVKLVNTPIKYSHATPGVRTPPPTLGQHTDEVLGELLQYGEKQISQLKQDGVVS; this comes from the exons ATGAATGCAACATTTAGGTTACAAAGGGTGCTGATTGCCCAGCGCCCTAGCATACAACGATCAACCAGAACCAACATCTTCAGACACGCGACACAATGGCGCTCCTACTCTAGTCCGCTGCCTCCAGCGGATGGGACATTGCCTCTACAGGGCATCCGGGTACTTGATATGACGAGAGTTCTCGCGGGG ATTCTGGGGGACCTAGG GGCCGAAGTGATCAAGGTAGAACATCCTGTGCGGGGAGACGACACTCGAGCGTGGGGTCCACCATACGCAAAATACGCAAACGACTCAAAAGAAGGCCCTGGGGAGAGCGCCTATTATTTAGCG GTCAACCGGAACAAGAAGTCGATTGGTCTCTCGTTCGCCCACAAGTCCGGCGTCGATATTCTCCACAAACTCGTCAAGGAGTGCGATGTCCTAGTAGAGAATTATCTCCCTGGAAGCCTCAAGAAGTATAACATGGACTATGAGACCTTACGGGAAATCAATCCGAGCCTGATCTACGCGAGTATTACAGGGTACGGCCAGACCGGGCCATACAGCAACCGCGCTGGGTACGATGTGATGGTGGAAGCTGAGATGGGATTGATGCACATCACTGGAAGCAGAGGAGGTGACCCCGTCAAGGTCGGAGTGGCCGTCACAGATTTGACAACGGGGCTATACACATCCAATGCCATCATGGCTGCTTTGCTTGCCCGAGTAAGAACAGGGAAGGGACAACACATTGACGCATGTCTCAGCGATTGCCAAGTTGCAACATTATCCAACATTGCGAGTTCTGCTCTGATCAGTGGACAGAAGGATTCAGGACGGTGGGGTACTGAGCATC CATCCATTGTTCCGTACCGGAGTTACCAAACCCTCGACGGGGATATTCTCTTTGGCGGCGGTAACGACAGACTTTTCGGTGTCCTGTGCGATCGGCTAGGGCACCCCGAGTGGAAGGAGGACCCCCGATTTCTAACCAACAGAGACCGCGTAAAGCACCGAGCCGTGATCGACGGCTTGATCGAAGACTGTGTCAAGCAAAAGACCACGCAACAGTGGTTGGAGATCATGGAAGGCAGTGGAATGCCCTATGCAGCTGTCAATGACATTCAGGGGACGTTGAACCACGAGCACG TCCGAGCCCGCGGAATGGTCACCGAGATTGATCATCCAGCATGTGGGCCTGTCAAGTTAGTAAACACACCGATCAAATATTCCCATGCAACCCCTGGCGTGCGCACTCCTCCTCCTACTCTCGGACAACACACCGATGAGGTCCTCGGAGAACTCCTTCAATATGGCGAGAAACAGATTTCCCAATTGAAACAAGACGGCGTTGTCTCATAG
- a CDS encoding uncharacterized protein (transcript_id=CADANIAT00004431): MGVHIPKLSAATTELLARIAGNIKGTQQKGLRRDDPTTVTLSPSPLSSNSDIQNTASRRAGKMKVSSTIIELPTFPFVYPTRVETPVVPPRPACMPLPASNDINGTTSKSDSLVNIAPKPTEPRTTSTSATAVPRVPVQTQLPLDQPPASNDVCEISARPHNLANIAPKPAAPHTSSIPALVVPHEQVHTRPPSEHQSPSSSRINGTLANQGSVNIAPKPAVLYPRLTTLPGGLSGQTQLSSDPPPSESIRGPLTEPKDLVNAAPEPLVTNLAPISIAVSGATAGVQRPPEHQLSPPPPIARAPTILKVPNLFLLKSSTAVPVKTTSTVRQRRDSSNRKSGPKKRKRGNDSDSEDIIRAVDSSSDESDVTPTATQTTSGRQVKRPSLYVPPPLIPSLPREGSSLAGTSDRPQTSRSRKPVPRKLKSTNIRCCVCDRSHSPTSNTIVFCDRCNRAWHQHCHDPPIQSEVVAIREKEWLCRECKPANITILHPTVVRSNPSLISKPPAHPPLTIPKTEVGGERFSTDCRRRFLSTLSHAALVELLLTISNNHPTVPMFPENMESLPSSNFAASQAIVTGAAATSTSLPTNENNVASVVLADNIDEQTPEFASGRTSGRNYRESSDEESEYEFQDHRVYPRAGNGLRLSTNEQDLDILQEDPTCSTFSYALHAPASGAVGHVSA; this comes from the exons ATGGG GGTTCATATTCCAAAGCTTTCGGCTGCCACGACGGAGCTCCTTGCGCGGATCGCCGGTAATATCAAAGGAACACAGCAAAAAGGGCTGCGGAGAGATGATCCAACAACTGTCACCTTGAGCCCCTCGCCTTTGAGCTCGAACAGCGACATTCAGAATACGGCCTCTCGGCGTGCAGGCAAGATGAAGGTTTCTTCAACTATCATCGAGCTTCCAACGTTTCCTTTCGTATACCCTACTAGGGTGGAGACTCCCGTTGTTCCTCCTAGGCCTGCTTGTATGCCTTTACCAGCCTCTAACGACATTAATGGGACGACATCAAAGTCTGACAGCTTAGTCAATATCGCTCCTAAGCCAACAGAACCACGTACAACGTCAACGTCAGCAACAGCTGTCCCGCGAGTGCCAGTCCAGACCCAGCTACCTTTAGACCAGCCACCAGCTTCCAACGATGTTTGTGAAATCTCAGCAAGGCCTCATAACTTGGCGAATATTGCGCCCAAGCCAGCAGCGCCGCATACATCGTCAATACCAGCATTAGTGGTCCCACATGAGCAAGTCCATACACGACCACCATCAGAACATCAGTCACCGTCGTCTAGCCGCATCAATGGGACTTTAGCGAACCAAGGCTCGGTCAATATTGCTCCTAAGCCAGCAGTATTATATCCAAGACTGACGACACTGCCGGGTGGCCTATCAGGCCAAACACAGTTATCGTCAGATCCACCACCATCTGAGAGCATCCGTGGGCCTTTAACGGAACCTAAAGACTTGGTCAATGCTGCTCCTGAGCCACTTGTAACAAATCTGGCACCAATTTCAATAGCCGTTTCTGGAGCAACTGCCGGGGTACAAAGACCGCCAGAACACCAGCTatctccgcctccaccaaTAGCACGAGCACCCACAATTCTAAAGGTTCCTAATCTATTCTTATTAAAGTCCTCGACGGCAGTACCAGTCAAGACCACATCTACAGTCCGGCAACGGCGTGACTCATCAAATAGAAAGAGTGGTCCGAAGAAGCGCAAACGTGGTAATGACAGTGATAGCGAAGATATCATCCGAGCCGTTGACTCTAGCTCAGACGAGTCGGATGTCACACCGACTGCGACGCAGACAACGTCCGGTCGACAAGTGAAAAGGCCGTCATTATATGTGCCTCCACCTCTTATCCCAAGTCTTCCCAGGGAGGGCAGTAGCCTTGCAGGGACCTCTGACAGACCCCAAACATCCAGATCGCGCAAGCCTGTCCCTCGAAAACTGAAAAGCACAAATATTCGATGTTGTGTTTGCGACCGCAGTCATAGTCCAACGAGCAATACTATCGTGTTCTGCGATAGATGCAACCGCGCATGGCATCAGCATTGCCATGACCCGCCCATTCAGAGCGAAGTAGTTGCAATCAGAGAGAAGGAATGGCTCTGTCGGGAATGCAAGCCCGCAAATATTACCATACTCCATCCGACAGTCGTTAGGAGCAATCCAAGTCTTATCTCCAAGCCTCCAGCTCACCCTCCTTTGACAATACCTAAGACTGAAGTAGGAGGAGAGCGCTTTTCTACAGATTGCCGCCGGCGGTTCTTGTCAACTCTATCGCATGCCGCGCtcgttgagcttcttctcaccaTATCGAACAACCATCCGACAGTGCCTATGTTTCCTGAGAATATGGAATCGTTGCCATCTTCCAATTTTGCAGCGTCGCAGGCCATTGTAACTGGAGCCGCAGCTACCTCTACTTCATTACCTACTAATGAGAATAATGTCGCGTCCGTTGTTTTGGCAGACAATATCGATGAACAGACTCCTGAGTTTGCTTCGGGGCGTACTAGTGGGAGAAATTATCGCGAGTCTTCCGATGAAGAATCCGAGTATGAGTTCCAGGACCATCGTGTATACCCACGAGCTGGGAACGGGCTTCGTCTTTCGACAAATGAGCAAGATCTCGATATCTTACAAGAAGACCCGACGTGTAGTACATTTAGCTATGCACTGCACGCACCTGCATCTGGTGCCGTTGGGCATGTTTCTGCTTAG